One Pararhizobium sp. IMCC3301 DNA segment encodes these proteins:
- a CDS encoding ABC transporter ATP-binding protein translates to MSTVLKLHNVSKAFGAVTVSDALSYELQSGEALGIIGPNGAGKTSMFNLITGALPADAGTIWFDGRDITHMKAAMRCRSGIARSFQIPQPFGAMSVFENALVAATQGAGLVGTKANRLCLDALEQTGLLAKANTLAGNLTLLERKRLELTRALCAKPKLLLLDEIAGGLTEKECHALVETIRAIRATGISIIWIEHIVHALLAVVDRLVVIDFGRKIADGEPKSIMASRQVREIYMGIEVDG, encoded by the coding sequence ATGTCGACAGTCTTGAAACTGCACAATGTCTCAAAAGCGTTCGGTGCTGTCACGGTATCCGATGCGCTGAGTTATGAGCTGCAAAGTGGCGAGGCTCTGGGGATTATCGGTCCCAATGGTGCCGGCAAGACATCGATGTTCAATCTCATCACCGGCGCCCTGCCCGCTGATGCCGGCACCATCTGGTTTGATGGCCGCGACATCACCCATATGAAAGCCGCCATGCGCTGCCGCAGTGGCATCGCCCGTTCGTTCCAGATCCCGCAGCCATTCGGCGCCATGAGCGTGTTTGAAAACGCGCTGGTTGCCGCCACCCAGGGCGCTGGCCTTGTCGGCACAAAGGCTAACAGGCTCTGCCTCGACGCACTGGAACAGACCGGCCTTCTTGCAAAGGCCAATACACTGGCCGGCAATCTGACCCTGCTGGAGCGCAAGCGCCTGGAACTGACGCGCGCGCTCTGCGCCAAGCCGAAATTGCTGCTGCTCGACGAGATTGCTGGAGGTCTCACCGAAAAAGAGTGTCATGCGCTGGTTGAAACCATCCGTGCCATCCGCGCCACCGGCATCAGCATCATCTGGATCGAACATATCGTTCACGCCCTGCTGGCGGTCGTCGACCGTCTTGTCGTCATCGATTTTGGCCGCAAGATCGCAGACGGCGAGCCGAAATCCATCATGGCAAGCCGCCAGGTCAGGGAAATCTATATGGGGATCGAAGTCGATGGCTGA
- a CDS encoding ABC transporter substrate-binding protein yields MIKKPILSGVSRRTILTGLGATIAAPAILRHSRAYAAHPVLKIGHVSPRTGQLAGFAEADDFVLAGIQKAFAGGLMNNGKSYEVEIISKDSQSNPNRAAEVAAELILGDEVDIIVAASTPDTTNPVADQAEINEVPCITTDCPWQPYFFGRNGNPAEGFDYTYHFFWGLEDVIASFLDLWGSSGVAKSVGGLFPNDADGNAWGDPELGFPKPLAAAGYTLVDPGRYQPLTDDFSSQISAFKEAGCEIVTGNMIPPDFANFWSQAAQQGFNPKIVTIGKALLFPSVINSLGERANGLSSEIWWTPNHPFASSLTNASAKALADSYTAETGRPWTQPIGFKHALFEVTANVISRAADLDDPAAIVEAIRTTALDTIVGKVDWSNGPVKNVTKTPLVAGQWQKQGDAFELVVTANANAPEIPVGGELKLL; encoded by the coding sequence ATGATAAAAAAACCCATTCTGTCCGGAGTCTCACGCCGCACAATTCTTACCGGCCTGGGCGCAACTATTGCCGCTCCGGCAATCCTGCGCCACAGCCGTGCCTATGCCGCCCACCCGGTTCTAAAAATCGGCCATGTCAGCCCGCGAACCGGGCAGCTTGCCGGCTTTGCCGAGGCTGACGACTTTGTTCTGGCCGGAATTCAGAAAGCCTTTGCCGGCGGCCTGATGAACAATGGCAAATCCTATGAGGTTGAAATTATCTCAAAGGATTCCCAGTCAAATCCGAATCGCGCCGCTGAAGTGGCTGCCGAGCTGATCCTCGGCGATGAAGTAGATATCATCGTCGCCGCATCAACGCCCGACACCACCAATCCGGTCGCCGATCAGGCCGAAATCAATGAAGTCCCCTGCATCACCACAGACTGTCCGTGGCAGCCCTATTTCTTTGGCCGCAACGGCAATCCGGCTGAAGGGTTTGACTACACCTATCACTTCTTCTGGGGCCTTGAGGATGTTATCGCCTCCTTCCTCGATCTGTGGGGCTCAAGCGGTGTTGCCAAATCGGTTGGCGGGCTGTTTCCCAATGATGCGGACGGCAACGCCTGGGGCGACCCGGAGCTGGGCTTTCCCAAACCCCTGGCCGCTGCCGGATACACCCTGGTTGACCCGGGCCGCTACCAGCCTCTGACCGATGATTTTTCCTCACAGATTTCCGCTTTCAAGGAAGCCGGCTGTGAAATTGTCACCGGAAACATGATCCCGCCCGACTTTGCCAATTTCTGGTCGCAGGCAGCACAACAGGGTTTCAATCCGAAAATCGTTACCATCGGCAAAGCCCTGCTGTTCCCCTCGGTCATCAATTCGCTTGGCGAGCGCGCCAACGGCCTGTCCTCAGAAATCTGGTGGACACCAAATCACCCCTTCGCATCCAGCCTGACAAATGCATCGGCAAAAGCGCTGGCCGACAGTTACACGGCAGAGACCGGCCGCCCCTGGACCCAGCCAATCGGCTTTAAACATGCACTGTTCGAGGTCACTGCCAACGTGATTTCGCGGGCTGCCGATCTGGATGATCCAGCGGCTATCGTCGAGGCAATCCGCACCACAGCACTGGATACCATTGTCGGCAAGGTGGACTGGTCAAACGGTCCGGTGAAAAATGTCACCAAAACACCATTGGTGGCAGGCCAGTGGCAGAAACAGGGCGATGCATTCGAACTTGTGGTGACGGCCAATGCCAACGCTCCCGAGATCCCTGTTGGGGGTGAGCTGAAACTGCTCTGA
- a CDS encoding ABC transporter ATP-binding protein yields MADPILRVENLDAFYGDFQALFGINCQINRGEIIAIIGANGAGKTTLMRAITGLLKSKPEMVQWQQRPVGALRADQIAALGIAMVPEGRQLFPSLSVEENLKIGGQIGRTGAWSLEAVFELFPILQERRNVPSTALSGGQQQMVAIGRALMANPDLLLFDEISLGLAPIIIKSIYDALPKIVGGGMTSIIVEQDIAKALSVSDRVYCLQEGRVSLEGKTTSVSREDISHAYFGV; encoded by the coding sequence ATGGCTGACCCGATCCTCAGAGTGGAAAATCTCGACGCCTTTTATGGGGATTTTCAAGCCCTGTTCGGCATTAATTGCCAGATCAATCGTGGCGAGATCATCGCCATTATCGGCGCCAACGGGGCCGGAAAAACCACGCTGATGCGGGCCATTACCGGTCTGCTCAAAAGCAAGCCGGAGATGGTGCAGTGGCAGCAACGCCCGGTCGGCGCCCTGCGCGCCGACCAGATCGCCGCTCTTGGCATCGCCATGGTCCCGGAAGGCCGCCAGTTGTTCCCCTCCCTGTCGGTTGAGGAAAATCTGAAGATTGGCGGCCAGATCGGCCGCACCGGTGCCTGGTCTCTGGAAGCTGTTTTTGAGCTGTTTCCAATCCTCCAGGAGCGCCGCAATGTGCCCTCCACCGCTCTGTCAGGCGGCCAGCAGCAGATGGTCGCCATCGGCCGCGCGCTGATGGCGAATCCGGATCTGCTGCTGTTTGATGAAATCAGCCTTGGCCTTGCGCCGATCATCATCAAATCAATCTATGACGCCCTGCCGAAGATCGTCGGCGGCGGCATGACCAGCATCATTGTTGAACAAGATATCGCCAAAGCGCTTTCGGTCTCTGATCGGGTCTACTGCCTGCAGGAAGGCCGGGTTTCGCTGGAAGGCAAGACCACCTCCGTGTCACGAGAGGATATCAGCCATGCCTATTTCGGAGTATAA
- a CDS encoding branched-chain amino acid ABC transporter permease codes for MDWVNAVLQGVLLGGLYALFAAGLSLIFGVMRLVNIAHGDFIVLAAFLGLVVTGTLGLHPLLALVIVVPVMALLGYVLQRGILNQTLGRDILPPLLVTFGLSVILQNGLLEIFTADPQKLSAGALETASIPLGGGLNAGVLPVLTFAAAVLIIALLQWVFYRTALGRAFRAVSDNQDIAQLMGLNKAHIFSLAMALSMAVIAVAGIFLAVRTSFDPSVGPARLIFGFEAVIIGGLGNLWGTLIGGIILGVSQNIGAQINPGWQLLAGHIAFLIVLALRPRGLFPRIDG; via the coding sequence ATGGATTGGGTAAATGCAGTTTTGCAAGGCGTGCTGCTGGGTGGTCTGTACGCCCTGTTCGCGGCAGGATTATCTTTGATCTTCGGCGTCATGCGGCTGGTTAACATCGCCCATGGCGATTTCATTGTTCTGGCGGCGTTTCTCGGCCTCGTCGTAACCGGCACTCTGGGCCTGCACCCGCTGCTGGCCCTGGTCATTGTGGTGCCGGTGATGGCGCTGCTGGGCTATGTACTGCAGCGCGGGATTTTGAACCAGACCCTGGGGCGGGACATCCTGCCGCCGCTGCTGGTGACCTTCGGCCTGTCTGTCATATTGCAGAACGGCCTGCTGGAAATTTTCACTGCCGATCCGCAAAAGCTCAGTGCCGGTGCGTTGGAAACCGCCAGCATACCGCTTGGCGGCGGCCTCAACGCCGGTGTTCTGCCGGTGCTGACTTTTGCCGCGGCGGTGCTCATAATCGCGCTGTTGCAGTGGGTCTTCTATCGCACTGCGCTTGGCCGCGCTTTTCGCGCCGTGTCGGACAATCAGGATATCGCCCAGCTGATGGGTCTCAACAAGGCGCACATATTCAGCCTCGCCATGGCGCTGTCCATGGCCGTGATAGCGGTCGCCGGCATTTTCCTGGCGGTGCGCACCAGCTTTGACCCTTCCGTCGGTCCGGCCCGGCTGATTTTCGGCTTTGAAGCAGTAATCATCGGCGGGCTGGGCAATTTGTGGGGCACCTTGATTGGCGGCATCATTCTCGGTGTCAGCCAGAATATTGGTGCCCAGATCAATCCCGGCTGGCAGCTTTTGGCGGGTCATATTGCATTTCTGATTGTTCTGGCGCTGCGCCCACGCGGCCTGTTTCCAAGGATTGACGGATGA